The Arabidopsis thaliana chromosome 5, partial sequence genomic interval TATCGTAAATAATCGtagtttttcttattcataaaCAACTAGTACAGAAACAAAAGCATCAGTAGATAATGTAAAAGAAGGTTTTACATTAATATCTTAGAGAAAGCAAATAAGAGACAATACATATAGAAAAGGggaaattatataaatatgatcaTACTGTTGCACCCGAGTAATTAGCCATCATAGACTGACCTTGTTGTGgctgctgttgctgttgctgaAGCTGTAGAGGCGGCTGCGTTTGCGGTTTCTGCCTGTTgactctcttcctcttcttctcatagCTAACACCTCGAGCTTTGGCTTGAAAGTCTCTGACTTCACGGAGGAATAACCTGACGGCGCGTGAGCCAAATGGGTTAGCTTCAGGTGGGCCACCGTTCTCCTCGTAGGCGGCGCGGAGGCGGCCGATAAGAGCGTCGAGTGAGCCCCAAGCTTGCCGGAGAGGACAAGGACAAGGAGCAGGAGGGTTAGGGAGGCCAAAGAAGGCACAGTTCTGGTGGtgaacttttgttttcccGAACTGGTCAAGGTAGCGGAGGAACTCGAGCACGTGTGCGCCGCTACACGAGGGGAGAGAGAGCGGAGGACGGTGGTTCCGGAGGTATTGACAGAAAGTGTTCCAGTCACGGCGTTTTTGGTTCTCGTACCGGCTTGAGGAAGGTGGTGTTAGTTGTGTTGAGgaattagggttcttgttTGGTTGGTGAGAGATCAAATCCATggctttttcttgttcttgattttggaAAAAGCAGCCGGTGAAGCCAAAGCAGATGTCTAGCCGGAGAGAAGAGGAtagttgaagaagattgaatcttgatttagggttttgtttttcttctttaattttatatggATCAAAGAGAGATTAgggttctttttttgtagatcTTGAGCTAAGATCAATAATTGCAGCAAATGGAGAAaaagtgagaaagagagagaaacttAGCTGGTTGTGATGATGAGATTGATACTATAAAAGGTATAGATTCATCTTTTTCAGATCAAATCTAACAAACACTTGTGAGCAGAAATGGTGaggcaaagagagagagagaagtgaagTTTATTTGATGCTTATAGAAGATTATAGAAGGGGAGATATATAAGTGGAAGAgatctttttttcctttttattgttttctagCTTTTCTACTTTGGGAGATGATAGAGAGACAATACACAAAAACACACTTGTCAAGACTCAAGAGTGTATAGTAGCTccaagagaggagagagagaagagaagaggactAAGTGTTTACACATCGTAGAAAAGAGTAACTTCAtagatgaagagagagagaaaagagagtgTGACCAATGGTTAAAGTGGGGAACTTGAAGTTGAACATTGACATGACATGAGGAGGGAAGAGTCTGTGTTCTTTGTCTGCAATTTGCAGcgacatttttcattttttttttattataaatattgattactttctttttcgcattattcttttattttttgtggttAAGGGATTGCattattcttgttttcttacttcactttaatttttactttgaaaaCGACCTGATTAACATATaaatatcttctcttttttccgGCAATCATGGGTTTATATAACTAGGAATACACTACTTTTAAACACAAACGTTTCTTGTGATAAACGGTGGATTATCACAAAACCTCTTTATTGACTATAGGCTTTcaagttttataaattaacATGTGTTCAGtatttagtatatattgaTGCGTTAGTGTCCGTGCCCCATAAATTAAATTCGTTCTCAGAGAcgattttatttactataagTATACGGCTTTGTCTCAATGGTAAAGGCTGCCAATTGAGCAGCATGTAGACATCGTGTTGATTTTGGCAATAACTCCGACTATACTTTTAGCACCAAACTATTTTTAGCATCGAgagtaaacaaatatttcacgaagaataaattttaaataactctattctctttttgtcaaaaacatGCATCACAACCCTcgttaaaaaaaactgtataGGTCTAGCGATTagtcaaaaaaattgaattaaaatcgggttattttagatttattttaatgttttaaaacttattaatccaatattgttttcaaaattatagtaaatacataaaactatatttttaagacaaaatttctgttttttatttaaattttgaacttAAGTTGTTGTAAAACAttagaaattttcaaactaaatgattaattagcaaaaaagaaattttttttatacttgCAATCTAAAAGTAATTAGGATATTCAAGATTAGGcgaaaattaatcaaaaaaaattggattaagcaaaaattaataaaataactgATTTTTAAAGGATTAGTTATTATTCGA includes:
- the LSH1 gene encoding LIGHT-DEPENDENT SHORT HYPOCOTYLS-like protein (DUF640) (LIGHT-DEPENDENT SHORT HYPOCOTYLS 1 (LSH1); CONTAINS InterPro DOMAIN/s: Protein of unknown function DUF640 (InterPro:IPR006936); BEST Arabidopsis thaliana protein match is: Protein of unknown function (DUF640) (TAIR:AT3G04510.1); Has 311 Blast hits to 311 proteins in 18 species: Archae - 0; Bacteria - 0; Metazoa - 14; Fungi - 0; Plants - 297; Viruses - 0; Other Eukaryotes - 0 (source: NCBI BLink).), with protein sequence MDLISHQPNKNPNSSTQLTPPSSSRYENQKRRDWNTFCQYLRNHRPPLSLPSCSGAHVLEFLRYLDQFGKTKVHHQNCAFFGLPNPPAPCPCPLRQAWGSLDALIGRLRAAYEENGGPPEANPFGSRAVRLFLREVRDFQAKARGVSYEKKRKRVNRQKPQTQPPLQLQQQQQQPQQGQSMMANYSGATV
- a CDS encoding uncharacterized protein (unknown protein; Has 30201 Blast hits to 17322 proteins in 780 species: Archae - 12; Bacteria - 1396; Metazoa - 17338; Fungi - 3422; Plants - 5037; Viruses - 0; Other Eukaryotes - 2996 (source: NCBI BLink).); this translates as MSLQIADKEHRLFPPHVMSMFNFKFPTLTIGHTLFSLSLHL